One genomic region from Argentina anserina chromosome 2, drPotAnse1.1, whole genome shotgun sequence encodes:
- the LOC126783672 gene encoding autophagy-related protein 2 isoform X1 codes for MWNIAKSAEAMFSRWAVKRVCKFVLKKKLGHFILGDIDVDQLDVQFADGTIQLTDLALNVDFLNHKIGAASSVMIKEGSIGSLLVRMPWKGNGCEVEVNELELVLVPCTDKSSPARAESGNQNQDSSNTGKFDGDMLDNAAKSTRDVHEGVKTIAKMVKWLLTSFHIRIKKLIVAFDPCLEKNGKTSGSLSTLVLRISEAECGTGVSEDANQNVDSGTENFLGNNQLTTFVKFQGAVLELLQMDNDDNQKCNPRVTERTYGDFISVGRPPGVTTPIMIGKGGGFSGNLKLTIPWKNGSLDIRKVDADAFIEPVELRFQPSTIKWVLLASEVLKSLERDQSNHTPTDSIFLDSASHFGSVISAYSAADTVTPVCGNLSAESSSLTFQESVTGLLPGSHVISDWVPYYMNKNKSNGMEEIDFGASVDQFFECFDGMRSSQSALGSSGMWNWTRSVVSAITAVSSLASGSLHVAHEQQPVETNLRATLAGISVLFPFQDEHQNINGDLGSSSDVLYLSVESREILLVMQVSSRHMSFEGTMDQIEVASYSSHKNSTLELGLQGCNKVNSQTSLIHHLQDDVQSVLPLHASSYNSAESNGFAAEGFPFGYRDDLVRITLLKTSGVASCQCTVSCSSSDGSSTRPTSFSLKLPHFVLWVDFSLLHSLSELLKEIGKTVEVNNQAEFSMEALNKNSGSPHRDLRRASSCVTTLSSTDSVRGDIFIPNARIILCLRSNGGENARCFSSWDQFIVLEFTSPSNCWKGTIQDHGPSVDASSEKRYSSTVTRSLQLNVGDLDVFLVSPLSKDNAVIRSGKMPRLKLTAQRVISVTNRKGRLSVISMLWQEGYVTGPWMAKKAKCLATLDDSRRISKFVGKDHEFASVSTVKDVKDLSSQTRQEIILSSAFFLHICLPAVTIKLDNPQYKELCHLFDQVMNDISSVDVDSIDDKKESSMPQTSVLVDCDSVEILINLDVKETVQGSMQSELPGTWSGLRLKVQKLEILSVSNIGGIRGAKFFWLAHDEGKLWGSITSIPDHEFLLITCSNSTMKRGDGGGSNALSSRLAGSDIVHLWDPTDFHSSTSITVRCATIIAVGGRLDWPDALCSFFVIPAEIDQAEEKCNKKDDAPCGSSFVLNLVDIGLSYEPYQENMVVRNEDSMSSYSSVKGTGEEYVSCVLAASSLNLSTSTVAESAEMTYNIRVQDLGLLLRVMSKPEDIRGAYSAEHLHKIGYVKVAREALVEANLRMNCKNGLLWEVECSKSHIFVETCHDTMSSLIRLAAQIQQLFAPDMEESFVHLQTRWNKFQQEQERRGFADEIRISDSDSPTAQLHTSGLVTGKELPSVGLMDEISEDAFRDYNHTNKYDSSESQIGLSSDEDLGEACYCRIGTPDVCLPGPSHDGSSVESESSQTSFLQEGNVLQLIEGYCLSELRPLSELSVGRQSSPEIVKSKSKNARFGGGSKENHGWYGTSANILEDHIPKMSGSSKEQTVEDTLPSTGSTNCNDVGKAIGRVLLKNIDVRWRMLAGSDWQDSRVTGQRSGDFSGRDATVCLECSLCGMDFQYDVYPVGGVCVSKLSLSVQDFYLYDKSKDAPWKLVLGYYHSKDRPRKSSSKGFKLDLEAVRPDPLTPLEEYRLRVAFLPMLLHLHQCQLDFLIGFFGSKSSSVDQSSGCYQDSDGSNALPKNNNNLAGHAIAEEAFLPYFQKFDIWPILVRVDYSPSRIDLAALRGGKYVELVNLVPWKGVELQLKHVHAVGIYGWGSVGETIIGEWLEEISQNQIHKILRGLPTIRSLVAVGTGAAKMVSLPVEQYKKDKRVLKGMQRGTIAFLRSISLEAVGLGVHLAAGTHDVLLQAECLLTSVPPSVPWSAPHRVKSSARSNQPKDAQHGIHQAYESLSDGLGRSASALVRTPLKKYQRGAGAGSALASAVRAVPAAAIAPASACASAVHCALLGFRNSSLDPERKKESMEKYLGPPQPWEQN; via the exons ATGTGGAACATCGCGAAGTCGGCGGAGGCGATGTTCTCGCGGTGGGCCGTCAAGAGAGTCTGCAAGTTCGTGCTGAAGAAGAAGCTGGGCCACTTCATACTCGGCGACATCGATGTCGACCAGCTCGACGTTCAGTTCGCCGACGGCACCATTCAGCTCACCGACCTCGCCCTCAATGTTGATTTCCTTAACCACAAG ATTGGTGCAGCATCATCAGTGATGATAAAAGAAGGATCTATTGGTTCGTTATTGGTTAGGATGCCTTGGAAGGGTAACGGTTGTGAAGTTGAAGTAAATGAGCTTGAGCTTGTGCTGGTGCCCTGTACAGATAAGAGTTCTCCAGCTAGAGCTGAAAGTGGTAACCAGAACCAAGATAGTAGTAACACCGGCAAGTTTGATGGTGATATGCTGGACAATGCTGCGAAATCTACCAGGGATGTGCATGAAGGTGTTAAAACCATTGCAAAGATGGTAAAGTGGTTGCTTACCAGCTTCCACATAAGGATAAAAAAGTTGATTGTTGCCTTTGATCCTTGTTTAGAGAAAAACGGAAAGACATCAGGGTCTCTCTCAACCTTGGTTCTTCGAATTTCTGAAGCAGAATGTGGAACGGGTGTTTCTGAAGATGCTAATCAAAATGTTGATTCAGGAACTGAGAACTTTCTGGGGAATAATCAACTAACCACCTTTGTCAAGTTTCAAGGAGCAGTACTTGAACTTCTTCAAATGGATAATGATGATAATCAAAAATGTAATCCGCGTGTGACAGAAAGAACTTATGGTGACTTTATTTCAGTGGGCCGTCCTCCAGGTGTTACCACCCCAATCATGATCGGGAAAGGAGGTGGATTTTCAGGGAACTTAAAATTAACTATTCCTTGGAAGAATGGATCTTTAGACATACGGAAAGTGGATGCAGATGCTTTTATTGAACCTGTAGAATTAAGATTTCAACCAAGCACCATAAAATGGGTTTTACTTGCCTCGGAAGTATTGAAAAGTTTGGAGCGGGATCAGAGCAATCATACGCCTACTGATTCTATTTTCCTGGATTCAGCATCTCACTTTGGTTCAGTGATATCTGCCTATTCTGCAGCAGATACGGTGACTCCAGTTTGTGGTAATTTGTCTGCCGAGTCCTCTTCTTTGACATTTCAAGAATCAGTCACGGGTCTGCTACCTGGTTCACACGTTATATCAGATTGGGTACCATATTATAtgaataaaaacaaaagcaatgGTATGGAGGAAATTGATTTTGGGGCAAG TGTGGACCAGttttttgaatgctttgatggaATGAGAAGTTCCCAGTCAGCATTAGGAAGTAGTGGGATGTGGAATTGGACACGTTCTGTTGTCAGTGCTATCACAGCTGTGTCCAGCCTTGCTTCTGGGTCTTTGCATGTTGCCCATG AACAGCAGCCAGTTGAGACCAATCTTAGAGCAACTTTAGCTGGGATTTCTGTGTTATTTCCTTTCCAAGATGAACACCAGAATATAAATGGCGATTTAGGTTCTAGTTCAGATGTTCTGTACCTGTCAGTAGAATCCCGAGAAATCCTTCTTGTTATGCAG GTGTCTTCTAGGCATATGAGTTTTGAAGGAACAATGGACCAAATTGAGGTTGCCAGTTACTCAAGTCACAAAAACAGTACCTTGGAGTTGGGGTTGCAAGGGTGTAACAAGGTTAATAGCCAAACTTCATTAATTCATCATCTTCAAGATGATGTTCAAAGTGTTCTTCCTTTGCATGCCTCATCTTATAATTCGGCTGAATCAAATGGTTTTGCTGCTGAAGGTTTTCCATTTggttatagagatgatctagTCAGAATTACATTGCTTAAAACGTCAGGTGTCGCTTCATGTCAATGTACTGTGAGTTGTAGTTCATCCGATGGGAGTTCAACTAGACCAACATCGTTTTCACTGAAACTGCCACACTTTGTTTTGTGGGTGGACTTCTCTTTGCTACATAGCCTATCAGAACTGTTGAAGGAGATTGGAAAGACTGTTGAAGTGAATAACCAGGCTGAGTTTTCTATGGAGGCTCTTAATAAGAACAGTGGATCGCCTCATAGGGATCTTAGACGAGCTTCTAGTTGTGTCACAACTTTGTCTTCAACAGATAGTGTGCGAGGTGATATATTCATCCCAAATGCACGGATAATTCTTTGTTTGCGTTCTAATGGTGGTGAAAATGCTAGATGCTTTTCTTCCTGGGATCAATTTATTGTTCTCGAATTTACTTCACCTTCGAATTGTTGGAAAGGTACTATTCAAGACCATGGTCCTTCTGTGGATGCATCTTCAGAGAAAAGGTATTCATCAACAGTCACACGTTCTTTACAGTTGAATGTTGGTGATCTTGATGTTTTCCTGGTCAGTCCTTTAAGTAAGGATAATGCAGTAATCAGATCTGGCAAGATGCCGAGGCTGAAACTTACTGCACAAAGAGTAATCTCTGTCACCAACAGAAAAGGCCGTCTTTCTGTCATTAGTATGCTTTGGCAAGAGGGTTATGTGACTGGTCCTTGGATGGCAAAGAAAGCTAAGTGCCTTGCCACTTTGGATGATTCAAGGAGAATCTCTAAATTTGTGGGAAAAGATCACGAGTTTGCTTCTGTATCAACTGTGAAAGATGTCAAGGATTTAAGCTCCCAGACACGACAAGAAATTATCTTGAGCTCTGCGTTTTTCCTACATATTTGTCTACCTGCTGTTACAATAAAGTTAGACAATCCTCAATATAAAGAGTTGTGTCATCTTTTCGATCAAGTGATGAATGACATATCTAGTGTGGATGTCGATTCTATCGATGATAAAAAAGAATCTTCCATGCCTCAGACATCTGTCCTTGTGGACTGTGACTCTGTTGAAATATTGATTAACTTGGATGTGAAGGAGACGGTCCAAGGCTCGATGCAGAGTGAACTTCCTGGGACTTGGAGTGGTCTTAGACTGAAAGTTCAGAAACTTGAAATACTATCTGTTTCGAATATTGGAGGTATTCGAGGTGCCAAATTTTTCTGGTTGGCACATGATGAGGGCAAACTCTGGGGTTCTATCACTAGTATACCTGATCATGAGTTTCTTCTGATCACATGTAGCAACTCGACAATGAAACGTGGCGATGGAGGAGGTTCAAATGCATTATCATCAAGACTTGCTGGTTCTGATATCGTACATTTGTGGGATCCCACAGATTTTCACAGTTCTACATCTATAACTGTCAGATGTGCCACAATTATTGCGGTTGGGGGTCGCTTGGACTGGCCAGATGCACTATGCTCCTTTTTCGTTATTCCTGCTGAGATTGACCAGGCAGAGGAAAAGTGTAATAAAAAGGACGATGCACCGTGTGGATCTTCTTTTGTGCTTAACTTGGTTGATATTGGATTAAGCTATGAACCTTACCAAGAGAATATGGTGGTCAGGAATGAAGACTCCATGTCCAGTTATTCGTCCGTCAAAGGGACTGGTGAGGAATATGTTTCTTGTGTTTTGGCCGCATCTTCCTTGAATCTTTCTACTTCGACCGTTGCAGAGTCTGCAGAAATGACCTACAATATTCGAGTGCAAGATCTTGGGCTTCTTCTCCGTGTAATGTCAAAGCCTGAGGATATTCGTGGTGCTTACAGTGCAGAACATCTTCACAAAATTGGGTATGTAAAAGTTGCTAGGGAGGCACTTGTTGAAGCAAATTTGAGAATGAACTGTAAAAATGGTCTTCTCTGGGAGGTAGAATGTTCAAAGTCTCACATTTTTGTGGAAACATGCCATGACACAATGTCTAGTCTGATTCGTTTGGCTGCTCAAATCCAACAGCTATTTGCTCCTGACATGGAGGAATCATTCGTGCATTTGCAGACGAGATGGAATAAATTTCAGCAGGAACAAGAGAGGAGAGGTTTTGCTGATGAAATTAGGATATCTGATAGTGATTCTCCAACTGCACAATTGCACACGTCTGGCCTAGTAACAGGGAAAGAGCTTCCGTCGGTTGGGCTAATGGATGAGATATCTGAAGATGCATTTCGAGATTATAATCACACCAACAAATATGATTCATCGGAGTCCCAAATTGGTTTATCATCTGATGAGGACCTTGGAGAGGCTTGTTACTGTCGTATTGGAACTCCCGATGTTTGCTTGCCTGGTCCATCTCATGACGGGTCTTCTGTTGAATCAGAAAGTAGTCAAACATCATTCCTACAAGAGGGTAATGTTTTGCAGTTAATAGAAGGGTATTGTTTGTCTGAGTTACGTCCTCTTTCAGAATTGTCTGTTGGCAGACAATCATCTCCAGAGATTGTGAAATCCAAGTCCAAGAATGCCAGGTTTGGAGGTGGgtcaaaagaaaatcatgGATGGTATGGCACCTCTGCAAACATTTTAGAAGATCATATTCCAAAAATGAGTGGAAGTAGTAAGGAACAAACTGTCGAAGACACGCTTCCTTCTACAGGCAGTACAAATTGCAATGATGTAGGGAAAGCCATTGGACGTGTACTTCTTAAGAACATTGATGTTAGATGGAGAATGCTTGCTGGATCTGATTGGCAGGATTCTCGAGTAACTGGTCAGCGGTCGGGGGATTTTAGTGGAAGGGATGCTACTGTATGCCTGGAGTGCTCACTATGTGGCATGGATTTTCAATATGATGTTTACCCAGTTGGTGGAGTATGTGTATCTAAGCTTTCTCTTTCAGTTCAAGACTTTTATCTATATGATAAGAGCAAAGACGCTCCTTGGAAACTG GTGCTTGGATATTACCATTCAAAGGATCGTCCTCGGAAATCATCTTCAAAAGGATTCAAGCTTGACTTAGAAGCGGTCAGACCAGATCCTCTGACACCTCTTGAAGAGTATAG GTTGCGAGTTGCATTCCTCCCCATGTTATTGCATCTTCACCAGTGCCAGCTTGATTTTCTCATTGGCTTTTTTGGGTCAAAGAGCTCTTCAGTTGATCAGTCTTCAGGTTGTTATCAAGATTCAGATGGTTCAAATGCGTTGccaaaaaacaataataatctTGCAGGGCATGCCATTGCAGAGGAGGCATTTCTTCCTTACTTTCAG AAGTTCGATATATGGCCTATTCTTGTTAGGGTGGACTACAGTCCCAGTCGTATTGATCTGGCAGCATTACGAGGTGGGAAGTATGTAGAACTTGTGAATCTGGTCCCCTGGAAG GGGGTTGAGCTACAACTTAAACATGTGCATGCTGTTGGTATTTATGGCTGGGGCAGTGTAGGAGAAACAATTATAGGGGAGTGGCTAGAAGAGATCTCTCAAAATCAG ATTCATAAAATATTGCGAGGTCTTCCTACCATTCGGTCATTGGTTGCTGTTGGTACTGGTGCTGCAAAGATGGTTTCTTTGCCAGTTGAGCAGTATAAGAAGGACAAGAGGGTACTCAAGGGAATGCAAAGAG GTACAATTGCATTTCTCAGAAGTATTTCTCTTGAAGCTGTTGGGCTTGGAGTACATTTAGCAGCTGGGACTCATGATGTTCTGCTCCAAGCTGAATGTTTGCTCACAAGCGTTCCTCCTTCAGTGCCCTGGTCAGCACCACACAGAGTGAAATCAAGTGCTAGATCCAATCAACCAAAAGATGCCCAACATGGAATTCATCAG GCCTATGAAAGTCTCAGTGATGGCTTGGGGAGATCTGCTTCTGCCTTGGTTCGGACACCCCTGAAAAAGTACCAGCGTGGAGCTGGTGCTGGTTCAGCTCTAGCATCTGCTGTTCGGGCAGTCCCTGCAGCTGCTATAGCTCCAGCTTCAGCATGTGCAAGTGCTGTACATTGTGCTCTTCTTGGCTTCAGAAATAG CAGCCTTGATCCTGAGCGTAAGAAAGAATCCATGGAGAAATATTTAGGTCCCCCTCAGCCATGGGAACAAAACTGA